From the genome of bacterium:
AACCCGCAGGTATTAAGAATTGATATGAAGATAGTTTCTTCTGAACAGATGAGAGTGCTGGATAATAAGGCGATTTCCGAAGGTACTGCGGGAATTGAATTGATGGAGCGGGCTGGGACTGGGCTGGTTGCGGTTCTCCAGAAAGAAATTACCGATATAGTTAAGAAAAAGGTTGTTGTTTTTGTGGGAAAGGGGTATAACGGAGGAGATGGGCTGGTAGTGGCAAGGAAATTGAAAAGGTTGGGTGCTCAGGTTAGAGTGATTCTTCTTGCAGAGGAAGAGGAAATGAGAGAGGATACAAAGACTAATCTGACCCGGGCAAGGGGAGCTGATATAGACATCATCCCTCTTAAGGACCTTTCTACTGAAAAGATAAAAGAAGAGATTTTCCGGAGCGATATAATAGTTGATGCTATTTTTGGCACAGGATTTTCAGGCGTTATAGGGGATATGGCAAAAGATACAATTGAAGCCATTAATAATTCAAAGAAGTACGTGGTTGCCTGTGACATTCCCTCGGGAGTAAACGGTAATACAGGAGAAGTTGGGGGTCCCTGTGTAGATTCTGATTTGACTGTGACTTTTGCTTATCCCAAGAAGGGGCTCTTTCTCTATCCAGGTTACAGGTTTGTGGGAAATATCAGGGCTGTGGATATTGGAATAAAAGATGAAGATTTACCTTCCCGGTGGAGCATGCTTACCTCTTCTGAAATCAGAGAAATATTACCAAAGAGAAGAAAGGATGCTCATAAGAAAGACTTTGGGCACGTTCTAATTCTGGCTGGCTCTTCCGGTATGACGGGAGCGGCAACTTTGGCTTGCCAGGGGGCATTGAAGGTGGGAGCGGGGTTGGTAACCCTGGGAATTCCTGAAAGCCTGAATACTATTATGGAAGTTAAAATTACTGAAGCTATGACACTTCCTCTACCGGAAACTGAGGAGAAGAGTTTGAGTGCAAAAGGAATAGATGAAATTTTAGATTTTATAGAAAGGAGGAAGGTGGACGTTATTGTTATCGGGCCGGGGCTTTCCACTAACAGAAGCACGGGAAAACTGGTGAAGAAGATACTTAACAAAGTTTTTTTGCCCTGTATCCTGGATGCTGACGGAATAAATTTGTTAGCCAGCGAAGCAACTCTGGCTAAGGCAAAAGCTAAAATTATTATCACTCCCCACCCCGGAGAACTGGGGAGATTGCTGGGAAAGAAAGCAG
Proteins encoded in this window:
- a CDS encoding NAD(P)H-hydrate dehydratase, whose amino-acid sequence is MKIVSSEQMRVLDNKAISEGTAGIELMERAGTGLVAVLQKEITDIVKKKVVVFVGKGYNGGDGLVVARKLKRLGAQVRVILLAEEEEMREDTKTNLTRARGADIDIIPLKDLSTEKIKEEIFRSDIIVDAIFGTGFSGVIGDMAKDTIEAINNSKKYVVACDIPSGVNGNTGEVGGPCVDSDLTVTFAYPKKGLFLYPGYRFVGNIRAVDIGIKDEDLPSRWSMLTSSEIREILPKRRKDAHKKDFGHVLILAGSSGMTGAATLACQGALKVGAGLVTLGIPESLNTIMEVKITEAMTLPLPETEEKSLSAKGIDEILDFIERRKVDVIVIGPGLSTNRSTGKLVKKILNKVFLPCILDADGINLLASEATLAKAKAKIIITPHPGELGRLLGKKAEDIQRERIGYALEFSEKNNLICVLKGYQTVVTKGEDVFINPLGNPGMASGGSGDVLSGMIGGLVGQLRLLETGKKNSLLSAAICGVYLHSLAGDLARREKGEMSLIASDIVEKIPGAVREVLEN